One window of Corvus moneduloides isolate bCorMon1 chromosome 13, bCorMon1.pri, whole genome shotgun sequence genomic DNA carries:
- the SIN3A gene encoding paired amphipathic helix protein Sin3a: MKRRLDEQESPVYASQQRRITSSTEAFPHQHRVLAPAPPVYEAVSETMQSATGIQYSVTPSYQVSAVPQSSGSHGPAIAAVHSGHHHPAPVQPHGSQVVQSHTHPTPPAVPVQGQQQFQRLKVEDALSYLDQVKLQFGSQPQVYNDFLDIMKEFKSQSIDTPGVISRVSQLFKGHPDLIMGFNTFLPPGYKIEVQTNDMVNVTTPGQVHQIPTHGLQPQPQPQPPHPSQPSAQSTPTPAQPAPQPTPAKISKPSQLQAHTPANQQTPPIPPYASPRSPPVQPHTPVTISLGTTPSLQNNQPVEFNHAINYVNKIKNRFQGQPDIYKAFLEILHTYQKEQRNAKEAGGNYTPALTEQEVYAQVARLFKNQEDLLSEFGQFLPDANSSVLLSKTTAEKVESVRNDHGGTVKKPQLNNKQQRPNQNGCQIRRHSSTGATPPVKKKPKLLGLKDQSLAEASKHGVGTESLFFEKVRKALRSTEAYENFLRCLVIFNQEVISRAELVQLVSPFLGKFPELFTWFKNFLGYKESVHMETYPKERATEGIAMEIDYASCKRLGSSYRALPKSYQQPKCTGRTPLCKEVLNDTWVSFPSWSEDSTFVSSKKTQYEEHIYRCEDERFELDVVLETNLATIRVLEAIQKKLSRLSAEEQAKFRLDNTLGGTSEVIHRKALQRIYADKAADIIDGLRKNPSVAVPIVLKRLKMKEEEWREAQRGFNKVWREQNEKYYLKSLDHQGINFKQNDTKVLRSKSLLNEIESIYDERQEQASEENAGVPTGPHLSLAYEDKQILEDAASLIIHHVKRQTGIQKEDKYKIKQIMYHFIPDLLFAQRGELSDVEEEEEEEMDVDEATGAAKKHNGVGGSPPKTKLMFNNTTAQKLRGMDEVYNLFYVNSNWYIFMRLHQILCLRLLRICTQAERQIEEETREREWEREVLGIKRDKSDSPAIQLRLKEPMDIDVEDYYPAFLDMVRNLLDGNMDSSQYEDSLREMFTIHAYIAFTMDKLIQSIVRQLQHIVSDEICVQVTDLYLSENSNGATGGLLASQSSRTLLEAAYQRKAEQLMSEENCFKLMFIQSRGQVQLTIELLDTEEENSDDPVEAERWSDYVERYVNSDSTSPELREHLAQKPVFLPRNLRRIRKCQRGREQQEKEGKEGNSKKSMENVESLDKLECKFKLNSYKMVYVIKSEDYMYRRTALLRAQQSHERVSKRLHQRFQAWVDKWTKEHVPREMAAETNKWLMGEGLEGLVPCTTTCDTETLHFVSINKYRVKYGTIFKTP; this comes from the exons ATGAAGCGGCGATTGGATGAGCAGGAGTCACCCGTGTATGCGTCGCAGCAGAGACGTATCACCAGCAGCACCGAGGCTTTCCCGCACCAGCACCGCGTGctcgccccggccccgccggtcTATGAGGCAGTTTCGGAGACCATGCAGTCGGCCACGGGGATCCAGTACTCCGTAACTCCCAGCTACCAG GTGTCGGCCGTGCCGCAGAGCTCGGGCAGCCATGGGCCGGCCATCGCCGCTGTGCACAGCGGCCACCACCACCCTGCGCCGGTGCAGCCCCACGGCAGCCAGGTGGTGCAGAGCCACACGCACCCCACACCCCCGGCCGTGCccgtgcagggccagcagcagttCCAGAGGCTCAAG GTGGAGGATGCATTGTCTTACCTTGACCAGGTGAAGCTACAGTTTGGTAGTCAGCCACAGGTCTACAATGACTTCTTGGATATTATGAAGGAATTTAAATCTCAAAG catCGACACTCCAGGGGTGATCAGCCGTGTATCGCAGCTCTTCAAGGGCCACCCAGACTTGATCATGGGTTTCAACACCTTCTTGCCACCTGGCTACAAGATTGAGGTGCAGACCAACGACATGGTGAACGTGACAACCCCGGGGCAGGTTCACCAGATCCCCACGCatgggctgcagccccagccacagccccagccGCCGCATCCGTCGCAGCCTTCGGCGCAGTCGACTCCGACACCAGCACAGCCGGCGCCGCAGCCCACACCTGCCAAAATCAGCAAG CCATCGCAGTTGCAGGCACATACTCCTGCCAACCAGCAGACCCCCCCGATTCCGCCGTACGCATCACCACGCTCGCCACCGGTCCAGCCTCACACACCTGTGACAATCTCTCTGGGCACCACACCATCCCTGCAGAACAATCAGCCCGTGGAGTTTAATCATGCCATCAACTACGTCAACAAGATCAAAAATCGGTTCCAGGGACAGCCGGACATCTACAAAGCCTTCCTGGAGATTCTCCACACGTATCAG AAAGAGCAGCGCAATGCcaaggaggcaggagggaacTACACACCAGCTCTGACGGAGCAGGAGGTGTATGCCCAGGTAGCTCGCCTCTTCAAGAACCAGGAGGATCTGCTCTCGGAATTTGGGCAGTTCCTGCCTGATGCCAACAGCTCTGTG CTGCTAAGTAAGACAACTGCAGAGAAAGTGGAATCGGTCAGGAATGACCACGGAGGCACAGTGAAGAAGCCACAGCTCAACAACAAGCAGCAGAGACCCAACCAGAACGGCTGCCAGATCCGACGGCACTCGAGCACTGGGGCAACCCCTCCGGTGAAG AAGAAACCAAAGCTGCTTGGTTTAAAAGACCAGTCTTTGGCAGAAGCCAGCAAACATGGTGTGGGGACAGAATCTCTCTTCTTTGAGAAG GTCCGCAAAGCTCTGCGTAGCACAGAAGCATACGAGAACTTCCTGCGCTGCCTGGTTATTTTCAACCAGGAGGTGATCTCCCGGGCCGAGCTCGTGCAGCTGGTTTCTCCATTCCTGGG gaaattCCCGGAACTTTTCACTTGGTTTAAAAACTTTCTGGGGTATAAGGAATCTGTTCACATGGAGACGTATCCGAAGGAACGGGCTACTGAGGGGATTGCCATGGAGATTGACTATGCCTCCTGCAAGAGGCTGGGCTCCAGCTACCGAGCCTTGCCCAAGAGCTACCAGCAACCCAAGTGCACAGGGCGGACTCCGCTGTGTAAAGAG GTTTTGAATGACACCTGGGTCTCCTTCCCGTCCTGGTCCGAAGATTCCACGTTTGTGAGCTCCAAGAAGACACAATATGAAGAGCACATCTACAGGTGTGAGGACGAACGTTTTGAG CTGGATGTTGTCTTGGAGACCAACCTGGCAACGATCCGCGTTCTGGAGGCAATCCAGAAGAAACTGTCGCGCTTGTCTGCGGAGGAGCAGGCCAAATTCCGCCTGGACAACACCCTGGGGGGCACCTCGGAGGTGATCCACCGCAAGGCTCTCCAGAGGATATATGCTGACAAAGCAGCTGACATCATCGATGGGCTTCGCAAGAACCCCTCCGTGGCTGTTCCCATTGTACTGAAAAG GTTAAAGATGAAAGAGGAAGAGTGGCGAGAAGCCCAGAGAGGATTTAATAAAGTCTGGCGAGAGCAGAATGAGAAGTATTACCTGAAATCCTTGGACCACCAAGGCATCAACTTCAAGCAGAATGATACCAAGGTCCTAAGGTCAAAGAGTCTCCTCAATGAGATTGAAAGCATCTATGATGAG AGGCAAGAACAGgcttcagaagaaaatgctggagTGCCCACAGGCCCACACCTCTCGCTAGCTTATGAAGACAAGCAGATCCTGGAAGATGCTGCCTCTCTCATCATCCACCACGTGAAGCGGCAGACAGGAATCCAGAAAGAGGACAAGTACAAAATCAAGCAGATCATGTATCACTTCATTCCAGACCTGCTGTTTGCTCAGCGAGGTGAACTCTCGGAtgtggaagaggaagaagaagaggaaatggaTGTGGACGAAGCTACTGGGGCTGCAAAAAAGCACAATGGCGTTGGGGGTAGTCCTCCCAAAACCAAGCTGATGTTCAACAACACGACAGCCCAGAAGCTGCGGGGCATGGATGAGGTCTACAACCTCTTCTACGTGAACAGCAACTGGTACATCTTCATGAGGCTGCACCAGATCCTGTGCTTGCGGCTGCTGCGGATCTGCACCCAGGCTGAGCGGCAGATCGAGGAGGAGACGCGGGAACGGGAGTGGGAGAGGGAAGTGCTGGGCATAAAGCGAGACAAGAGTGACAGTCCTGCCATCCAGCTGCGACTGAAGGAGCCCA TGGACATCGATGTGGAGGATTATTACCCGGCCTTCCTGGACATGGTGCGCAACCTCCTGGATGGGAACATGGACTCGTCGCAGTATGAGGATTCCCTGCGCGAGATGTTCACCATCCACGCCTACATCGCCTTCACCATGGACAAGCTGATCCAGAGCATCGTCCGACAG CTCCAGCACATCGTGAGTGATGAGATCTGTGTGCAGGTGACAGACCTATACCTGTCGGAGAACAGCAATGGAGCCACGGGAGGTCTCCTCGCTTCCCAGTCTTCCCGTACGCTCCTGGAGGCCGCATACCAGCGCAAAGCTGAGCAGCTCATGTCTGAGGAGAACTGCTTCAAG CTGATGTTCATTCAGAGCAGAGGTCAAGTTCAGTTAACCATTGAGCTGCTGgacacagaagaggaaaattcGGATGACCCTGTGGAAGCAGAG CGCTGGTCGGACTACGTGGAGCGGTACGTTAACTCTGATTCTACCTCCCCTGAGCTCCGCGAGCACCTGGCCCAGAAACCCGTCTTCCTGCCCAG gaaTCTGAGGCGGATCCGTAAGTGTCAGCGTGGtcgggagcagcaggagaaggaagggaaggagggaaacaGTAAGAAGTCCATGGAGAATGTGGAGAGCCTGGACAAGCTGGAGTGTAAATTCAAGCTGAACTCCTATAAGATGGTGTACGTGATCAAATCGGAGGATTACATGTACAGGAGGACTGCGCTGCTGCGAGCTCAGCAG TCCCACGAAAGGGTGAGCAAGCGCCTGCACCAGCGATTCCAGGCCTGGGTGGACAAATGGACCAAGGAGCACGTGCCCCGCGAAATGGCAGCCGAGACAAACAAGTGGCTCATGGGTGAAGGGTTGGAGGGCTTGGTGCCCTGCACCACCACCTGTGACACAGAGACCCTGCACTTTGTCAGCATCAACAAGTACCGCGTCAAATACGGCACGATATTCAAGACACCCTAA
- the MAN2C1 gene encoding alpha-mannosidase 2C1: MAAIKHRRTALERVEKFLSDTYFTDCNLRGRLFGDRCPPASLSYFQTPRRIPYEEAVVQEFRPAQVGESFGPTWETCWFKVELSIPLAWAGREVHFVWESDGEGMVWRDAQPVQGLTKEGEKTSYILTRSLKESEPHSLTLYVELACNGLFGAGKGSMIAPPDPDRRVTLSKAELVVFNRDVYELLVDLEILLDMAQLLGEENQRSFQALYTANQMVNVCDVMDPSTFPAARDLAAAIFSQRNGESQHTIHAMGHCHIDSAWLWPYEETIRKCARSWVTVVHLMEHNPELTFACSQAQQFEWVRSWYPGLYARIQDFVAKGQFIPVGGTWVEMDGNLPSGESMVRQFLQGQRFFQEQFGRICSEFWLPDTFGYSAQLPQLMHGCGIQRFLTQKLSWNLVNSFPHHTFFWEGIDGSQVLTHFPPGDSYGMHGRVEEMLKTVKNNKDKGRVNHSAFLFGFGDGGGGPTQKMLDRMKRMSNTDGLPRVQMSTPDQLFSVLEKESSQLCTWVGELFLELHNGTYTTQAQIKKGNRECERILHDVEVLSTLAVAQDSVFQYPASQLQRLWRLLLLNQFHDVLPGSCIQLVVEDALQYYTEIRRAGAQLQEEAVQSLCRDLLQPKARSTQSTLVLNTLPWERTEVISRPGPDGTETLALVTVPSMGYALVQEPFVPPQPVAVRKQEDGSITMENGVIAVCLDTMGHLTSLRLLDSGRESVPDGCYANQFALFDDVPLYWDAWDVMDYHLETRKPVTTLLKPLEITLAGGLRGSVRFSLQVGKSSTLTQEIILDARCPYLRFLTQVEWKEAHKFLKVEFPVQVRSTNATYEIQFGHLQRPTHWNTSWDWARFEVWAHKWLDLSEHGFGVALLNDCKYGASAHRNILSLSLLRAPKSPDSTADIGHHQFTYAVMPHRGSFQEAGVIQQAYNLNFPLHAVPASCAQCPAWSAFSVSSPAIVLETVKQAEDRPEAVVVRLYEAHGSTVTAWLQTSLPVKEAILCDLLERPAVQGRLPLEQQGLRLSFTPFHVLSVLLVLSR; this comes from the exons ATGGCCGCGATCAAGCACCGGCGGACGGCCCTGGAGCGAGTGGAGAAGTTCCTCTCCGACACCTACTTCACCGACTGCAATCTGCGGGGCAG GCTTTTTGGGGATCGCTGTCCACCGGCATCGCTCTCCTACTTCCAGACTCCGCGGCGCATCCCGTACGAGGAGGCTGTTGTGCAGGAATTCAGGCCGGCTCAAGTGGGAGAGTCTTTCGGGCCCAC ATGGGAGACATGCTGGTTTAAGGTGGAACTGAGCATccccctggcatgggcagggcGGGAAGTGCACTTCGTCTGGGAGAGCGATGGGGAGGGCATGGTGTGGCGAGAtgcccagcctgtccag GGATTGACTAAGGAAGGTGAGAAGACCAGCTACATCCTGACAAGAAGCCTGAAAGAGTCAGAGCCCCACAG CTTGACACTGTATGTGGAGCTGGCCTGCAATGGACTCTTTGGAGCTGGCAAGGGCAGCATGATTGCCCCTCCAGACCCAGACAGGAGGGTCACCCTGAGCAAGGCTGAGCTGGTTGTCTTCAACAGAGATGTCTACGAACTGCTGGTGGATCTGGAAATACTGCTGGACATGGCTCAG CTTCTCGGGGAGGAAAACCAGAGGAGTTTCCAGGCACTGTACACTGCCAACCAGATGGTCAATGTGTGTGACGTTATGGACCCCTCCACCTTCCCCGCTGCACGTGACCTGGCTGCAGCCATCTTCAGCCAGAGGAACGGCGAGAGCCAGCACACCATCCATGCCATGGGACACTGCCACATTGACTCTG cctggctgtggccaTATGAGGAGACCATCCGTAAGTGTGCCCGGAGCTGGGTCACCGTGGTCCATCTGATGGAGCACAATCCAGAGCTCACCTTCGCCTGCTCCCAG GCACAGCAGTTCGAGTGGGTGCGCAGCTGGTACCCTGGGCTCTACGCACGGATTCAGGACTTCGTGGCCAAGGGACAGTTCATTCCTGTTGGAGGCACCTGGGTGGAAATG GATGGGAACCTGCCCAGTGGGGAGTCCATGGTGCGGCAGTTTCTCCAGGGACAGAGGTTCTTCCAGGAGCAGTTTGGCCGAATCTGCTCGGAG TTCTGGCTGCCGGACACGTTTGGATACTcagcccagctgccccagctgaTGCACGGCTGTGGGATCCAGCGCTTCCTCACCCAGAAGCTCAGCTGGAACCTGGTGAACTCCTTCCCG cATCACACCTTTTTCTGGGAAGGCATTGACGGTTCCCAAGTCCTGACCCATTTTCCCCCTGGTGATTCCTATGGGATGCATGGGCGAGTGGAGGAG ATGCTGAAAACAGTGAAGAACAACAAGGACAAAGGCCGTGTGAACCACAGCGCATTCCTCTTCGGCTTTGGAGATGGAGGGGGGGGACCCACGCAGAAGATGCTGGATAGGATGAAAAGAATGAGTAACACAGATGGGCTGCCCAG GGTGCAGATGTCCACTCCTGACCAACTCTTTTCTGTCTTGGAGAAGGAGTCATCCCAGCTGTGCACCTGGGTGGGAGAGCTCTTCCTGGAGCTGCACAATGGCACCTACACCACCCAGGCCCAG ATAAAGAAGGGGAATCGGGAATGTGAGCGAATTCTCCATGATGTGGAAGTGCTCAGCACCCTGGCTGTGGCTCAGGACAGTGTGTTCCAGTAccctgccagccagctccagcgGCTCTGGAG GTTATTGCTGCTCAACCAGTTCCACGATGTCCTGCCAGGCAGCTGTATCCAGCTCGTGGTTGAGGATGCCCTGCAGTACTACACAG AGATCCGCAGGGCTGGtgctcagctgcaggaggaggctgtgcaATCCTTGTGCAGGGATCTGCTGCAGCCCAAGGCACGGAGCACCCAGAGCACCCTCGTGTTGAACACACTGCCCTGGGAACGCACCGAGGTGATCTCCAGGCCTGGGCCAGACGGAACAGAGACTTTGG CTCTGGTGACAGTCCCCAGCATGGGCTATGCTCTAGTGCAGGAGCCATTTGTGCCTCCTCAGCCTGTGGCAGTGAGGAAACAG GAGGATGGCTCCATTACCATGGAGAATGGGGTAATTGCTGTCTGCCTGGACACGATGGGGCACCTGACCTCGCTTCGGCTGCTGGACTCTGGGAG AGAGTCAGTCCCAGATGGCTGCTATGCCAACCAGTTTGCACTCTTTGATGATGTTCCCCTCTACTGGGATGCCTGGGATGTGATGGATTATCACTTGGAAACCAG GAAGCCAGTGACAACGCTACTGAAGCCTCTGGAAATCACCCTGGCTGGGGGCCTGCGGGGGAGCGTGAGGTTCTCCCTGCAGGTTGGGAAAAGCAGCACCTTAACCCAGGAGATCAtcctggatgccaggtgccccTACCTCCGCTTCCTGACCCAG GTCGAGTGGAAGGAGGCTCACAAGTTCCTGAAGGTGGAGTTCCCTGTGCAGGTCCGGAGCACCAATGCTACCTACGAGATCCAGTTCGGACACCTGCAGCGGCCAACACACTGGAACACGTCCTGGGACTGGGCTCGGTTCGAG gtgtgggCTCACAAGTGGCTGGATCTGTCCGAGCATGGCTTCGGGGTTGCTCTGCTGAACGACTGCAAATATGGGGCATCAGCCCACAGGAACAtcctcagcctctccct GCTGAGAGCACCCAAGTCCCCTGATTCCACGGCAGACATTGGGCACCACCAGTTCACCTATGCTGTGATGCCTCACCGGG GTTCCTTCCAGGAGGCCGGTGTGATCCAGCAAGCCTACAACTTGAATTTCCCCCTCCACGCGGTcccagccagctgtgcccagtgcccagcctggagTGCCTTTTCTGTCAGCTCACCTGCCATCGTGCTGGAGACTGTCAAGCAG GCTGAGGACAGACCTGAGGCTGTGGTGGTTCGGCTCTACGAGGCCCATGGCAGCACGgtcacagcctggctccagacCTCCCTCCCTGTCAAGGAGGCAATACT CTGTGACCTCCTGGAGCGTCCGGCTGTGCAGGGCCGCCTGCcgctggagcagcagggcctgAGGCTTTCCTTCACACCCTTCCACGTGCTCTCCGTCCTCCTGGTCCTGAGCCGCTGA
- the NEIL1 gene encoding endonuclease 8-like 1 isoform X2 codes for MGARTARRAANGSAHRPPRSQWGRAVAAGGGELGLRWAVAAMPECPELHLAGRFINGACGALVFAGGVERSAVGRGPEVPFRSEAYRISAIARGKELRLTLSALDPAGATPPQDLVFRFGMSGSFRLCPAAELPRHAHLRFLTRESPPRALCFVDPRRFGSWRLGDAWQPERGPCVVSEYQAFRGNVLKNLDDRAFDKPICEVLLNQKYFNGIGNYLRAEILYRLKIPPFEKARTVLEALKDQEQERRKKDPSLTLSKKVKLKQENPDLLELCHTVPMEVIMAEKQLLDPEHSDNYAAFKNWLQCYLVPGMSSLRDRSGRTIWFQGEPGPMAPKGQRPRKTPRKKSPQVKADPEESTPKVTPRALKKHRRAAVNPLKSEEKEEEKEGEADRPRKGRACRRRKATAAPALPEPEVPLSVRRSRRISAHRGKGI; via the exons ATGGGAGCGCGCACCGCCCGCCGCGCAGCCAATGGGAGCGCGCACCGCCCGCCGCGCAGCCAATGGGGGCGGGCCGTGGCTGCAGGCGGCGGCGAGCTGGGGCTGCGCTGGGCAGTCGCGGCCATGCCCGAGTGCCCGGAGCTGCACCTGGCCGGGCGCTTCATCAACGGGGCGTGCGGAGCGCTGGTGTTCGCGGGCGGCGTGGAACGCTCGGCGGTGGGCCGCGGCCCGGAGGTGCCCTTCCGCAGCGAGGCCTACCGCATCTCGGCCATTGCCCGGGGCAAGGAGCTGCGGCTGACGCTGAGCGCGCTGGACCCCGCCGGTGCCACCCCCCCGCAGGACCTCGTGTTTCGCTTCGGCATGTCGGGGTCGTTCCGGCTGTGCCCCGCCGCCGAGCTGCCCCGCCATGCCCACCTCCGCTTCCTCACCCGCGAGAGCCCCCCGCGCGCCCTCTGCTTCGTCGACCCCCGGCGCTTCGGGTCTTGGCGCCTGGGGGACGCCTGGCAGCCGGAACGCGGGCCCTGCGTCGTCTCCGAGTACCAGGCTTTCAG GGGGAATGTGCTGAAGAACCTGGATGACAGGGCTTTTGACAAGCCCATCTGTGAGGTCCTCttaaaccagaaatatttcaatGGAATTGGGAATTACCTGCGTGCTGAGATCCTTTACAG GTTGAAGATCCCTCCCTTTGAAAAAGCTCGGACTGTGCTGGAGGCCCTGAAGGatcaggagcaggagaggaggaagaag gatccTTCCCTGACACTGAGCAAGAAGGTGAAGCTGAAGCAAGAGAACCCAGATCTCTTGGAGCTGTGCCACACCGTGCCCATGGAGGTCATCATGGCAG agaagcagctcttggACCCTGAGCACTCGGATAACTATGCTGCCTTCAAGAACTGGCTGCAGTGTTACCTGGTGCCTGGCATGAGCTCCCTGCGTGACCGCAGTGGCAGGACCATATGGTTCCAG GGAGAGCCTGGCCCAATGGCTCCCAAAG GGCAGAGACCCCGCAAGACACCCCGCAAGAAGAGCCCTCAGGTGAAGGCAGACCCTGAGGAATCGACCCCCAAG GTCACCCCACGTGCCTTGAAAAAGCACCGCAGGGCTGCAGTGAACCCCCTGAAgtcagaggagaaggaggaagagaaggaaggggaggcTGACAGGCCAAGGAAGGGACGTGcttgcaggaggaggaaagcaactgctgctccagccttgccTGAGCCTGAGGTGCCTCTGAGTGTCAGGAGAAGCCGCCGGATATCTGCCCACAGGGGCAAAG GCATTTGA
- the NEIL1 gene encoding endonuclease 8-like 1 isoform X1 — translation MGARTARRAANGSAHRPPRSQWGRAVAAGGGELGLRWAVAAMPECPELHLAGRFINGACGALVFAGGVERSAVGRGPEVPFRSEAYRISAIARGKELRLTLSALDPAGATPPQDLVFRFGMSGSFRLCPAAELPRHAHLRFLTRESPPRALCFVDPRRFGSWRLGDAWQPERGPCVVSEYQAFRGNVLKNLDDRAFDKPICEVLLNQKYFNGIGNYLRAEILYRLKIPPFEKARTVLEALKDQEQERRKKDPSLTLSKKVKLKQENPDLLELCHTVPMEVIMAEKQLLDPEHSDNYAAFKNWLQCYLVPGMSSLRDRSGRTIWFQGEPGPMAPKGQRPRKTPRKKSPQVKADPEESTPKVTPRALKKHRRAAVNPLKSEEKEEEKEGEADRPRKGRACRRRKATAAPALPEPEVPLSVRRSRRISAHRGKGAAPAV, via the exons ATGGGAGCGCGCACCGCCCGCCGCGCAGCCAATGGGAGCGCGCACCGCCCGCCGCGCAGCCAATGGGGGCGGGCCGTGGCTGCAGGCGGCGGCGAGCTGGGGCTGCGCTGGGCAGTCGCGGCCATGCCCGAGTGCCCGGAGCTGCACCTGGCCGGGCGCTTCATCAACGGGGCGTGCGGAGCGCTGGTGTTCGCGGGCGGCGTGGAACGCTCGGCGGTGGGCCGCGGCCCGGAGGTGCCCTTCCGCAGCGAGGCCTACCGCATCTCGGCCATTGCCCGGGGCAAGGAGCTGCGGCTGACGCTGAGCGCGCTGGACCCCGCCGGTGCCACCCCCCCGCAGGACCTCGTGTTTCGCTTCGGCATGTCGGGGTCGTTCCGGCTGTGCCCCGCCGCCGAGCTGCCCCGCCATGCCCACCTCCGCTTCCTCACCCGCGAGAGCCCCCCGCGCGCCCTCTGCTTCGTCGACCCCCGGCGCTTCGGGTCTTGGCGCCTGGGGGACGCCTGGCAGCCGGAACGCGGGCCCTGCGTCGTCTCCGAGTACCAGGCTTTCAG GGGGAATGTGCTGAAGAACCTGGATGACAGGGCTTTTGACAAGCCCATCTGTGAGGTCCTCttaaaccagaaatatttcaatGGAATTGGGAATTACCTGCGTGCTGAGATCCTTTACAG GTTGAAGATCCCTCCCTTTGAAAAAGCTCGGACTGTGCTGGAGGCCCTGAAGGatcaggagcaggagaggaggaagaag gatccTTCCCTGACACTGAGCAAGAAGGTGAAGCTGAAGCAAGAGAACCCAGATCTCTTGGAGCTGTGCCACACCGTGCCCATGGAGGTCATCATGGCAG agaagcagctcttggACCCTGAGCACTCGGATAACTATGCTGCCTTCAAGAACTGGCTGCAGTGTTACCTGGTGCCTGGCATGAGCTCCCTGCGTGACCGCAGTGGCAGGACCATATGGTTCCAG GGAGAGCCTGGCCCAATGGCTCCCAAAG GGCAGAGACCCCGCAAGACACCCCGCAAGAAGAGCCCTCAGGTGAAGGCAGACCCTGAGGAATCGACCCCCAAG GTCACCCCACGTGCCTTGAAAAAGCACCGCAGGGCTGCAGTGAACCCCCTGAAgtcagaggagaaggaggaagagaaggaaggggaggcTGACAGGCCAAGGAAGGGACGTGcttgcaggaggaggaaagcaactgctgctccagccttgccTGAGCCTGAGGTGCCTCTGAGTGTCAGGAGAAGCCGCCGGATATCTGCCCACAGGGGCAAAG GTGCAGCCCCTGCTGTGTGA
- the NEIL1 gene encoding endonuclease 8-like 1 isoform X3, whose product MGARTARRAANGSAHRPPRSQWGRAVAAGGGELGLRWAVAAMPECPELHLAGRFINGACGALVFAGGVERSAVGRGPEVPFRSEAYRISAIARGKELRLTLSALDPAGATPPQDLVFRFGMSGSFRLCPAAELPRHAHLRFLTRESPPRALCFVDPRRFGSWRLGDAWQPERGPCVVSEYQAFRGNVLKNLDDRAFDKPICEVLLNQKYFNGIGNYLRAEILYRLKIPPFEKARTVLEALKDQEQERRKKDPSLTLSKKVKLKQENPDLLELCHTVPMEVIMAEKQLLDPEHSDNYAAFKNWLQCYLVPGMSSLRDRSGRTIWFQGEPGPMAPKGQRPRKTPRKKSPQVKADPEESTPKDPSAAKLRL is encoded by the exons ATGGGAGCGCGCACCGCCCGCCGCGCAGCCAATGGGAGCGCGCACCGCCCGCCGCGCAGCCAATGGGGGCGGGCCGTGGCTGCAGGCGGCGGCGAGCTGGGGCTGCGCTGGGCAGTCGCGGCCATGCCCGAGTGCCCGGAGCTGCACCTGGCCGGGCGCTTCATCAACGGGGCGTGCGGAGCGCTGGTGTTCGCGGGCGGCGTGGAACGCTCGGCGGTGGGCCGCGGCCCGGAGGTGCCCTTCCGCAGCGAGGCCTACCGCATCTCGGCCATTGCCCGGGGCAAGGAGCTGCGGCTGACGCTGAGCGCGCTGGACCCCGCCGGTGCCACCCCCCCGCAGGACCTCGTGTTTCGCTTCGGCATGTCGGGGTCGTTCCGGCTGTGCCCCGCCGCCGAGCTGCCCCGCCATGCCCACCTCCGCTTCCTCACCCGCGAGAGCCCCCCGCGCGCCCTCTGCTTCGTCGACCCCCGGCGCTTCGGGTCTTGGCGCCTGGGGGACGCCTGGCAGCCGGAACGCGGGCCCTGCGTCGTCTCCGAGTACCAGGCTTTCAG GGGGAATGTGCTGAAGAACCTGGATGACAGGGCTTTTGACAAGCCCATCTGTGAGGTCCTCttaaaccagaaatatttcaatGGAATTGGGAATTACCTGCGTGCTGAGATCCTTTACAG GTTGAAGATCCCTCCCTTTGAAAAAGCTCGGACTGTGCTGGAGGCCCTGAAGGatcaggagcaggagaggaggaagaag gatccTTCCCTGACACTGAGCAAGAAGGTGAAGCTGAAGCAAGAGAACCCAGATCTCTTGGAGCTGTGCCACACCGTGCCCATGGAGGTCATCATGGCAG agaagcagctcttggACCCTGAGCACTCGGATAACTATGCTGCCTTCAAGAACTGGCTGCAGTGTTACCTGGTGCCTGGCATGAGCTCCCTGCGTGACCGCAGTGGCAGGACCATATGGTTCCAG GGAGAGCCTGGCCCAATGGCTCCCAAAG GGCAGAGACCCCGCAAGACACCCCGCAAGAAGAGCCCTCAGGTGAAGGCAGACCCTGAGGAATCGACCCCCAAG GACCCTTCTGCTGCTAAGCTCCGGCTCTGA